Within the Salinibacterium sp. TMP30 genome, the region CTTTCTGAAACGCGTCGTCGACGCCTATGACTTCGATCGGCAGATTGTGGGCATCGATAGCATCAATGTTTTCGTACATGTCAGACTCGGTGAGCTCTGTGAAGTATTGGTACCACGGGCACCAAACGGTGGGGTATTCTGCCGCGAAAGAAACAGCGAGCTTGGCTGCGAGTTGATCCGCCCAGCGTGCCAGAGCCGACTCTAGGCTTCCGCCTTTTTGGTCCACATTATGTTCAACTTCGCCGTCTGCTGTTACGACGAGTGCGCCAGCTTCCACTTCAAGACGAATGCTTGGGCAGTTCACACGTGGATCCGGTGCGGAAAAAATGTGGTGCTCTCCATGCACGGTCAACGCCAACAAGCCTTCTCCCTGAAATCCCGACGCCGGCCCGGGACGGTCAGGGCGGAAGGTCGTCATCTGCCAGAGACTTTGTGTCGGCCGAGGCGAGGTTTGGTCGGCAGTATAGAAACCCGACGGGCTGAAAGACGACCATCCGTTCTCGAACACCACGGCGTCTCGAGGGTCGGCAGCGAAGACCGCAACGTTGTTGAAATGGGGCGAGAAAGCCACTGACTGCTCCAAACATTTGTATCGACACTGATCCAGCAATAGTTTTACAGTATTACTATTGAGCCGGCAAGTGCCAGACCGCATTGTTATAAAAGCAAATTTTTTGTATCGAGCCAAGGTAATAGTAAGTTTATTGAACTACGCATTGAATACTCATTGATGCAACGAAAGGGCCTCCATGAAATCGGCGCCAACCTACTGGGATGGACGTGCTGTACTCATAACCGGCGCGTCAAGAGGAATCGGCAGAGCGACTGCGCTCTGGTTTGCTGAGCGCGGCGCGCACGTTATCGTGCACGGTCGCGACCACAACGCAGTCACCGAAGTATGCTCCGAGATTTCTGCAGCTGGGGGTCGTTCCAGCTCTGTGCTTGGTGACCTTCGTAGTAGCAGCACTTGCGAACAAGTGATTGAATCCGCGGCGCAACTTGCCGGTCAACTGGATGTGCTGGTCAACAACGCAGGGGCAAACGTATTCCGTGGCGTGCTAGACGCGACTATTGAAGATTGGGACGACTGCCTCAACCTTGACCTGAGAGCGGTGTGGTTGTGCTCTAAAACTGCTGCGCGGGTTATGCGTCCAGGTTCGTCGATCATCAATATCACTTCGAACCACGCAACTTCGACGCTGGCCGGTGTGTTCCCTTACAACGTCGCGAAGGCGGGTGCGAACGCTCTCACCCAGTCACTCGCAATTGAATTGGCAGATCAGGGCATTCGTGTCGTTGCGATCGCTCCTGGGTATGTAGACACCCCTATAAATGACACCTACTTTGCTTCGTTTCCTAACCCAAGTGCAGCTCGCCGAGCGGCGGAGAAGCTACACATCGTGAACCGACTGGCAAACCCGACCGAGATAGCAGCCGCAATCGAGTTCTTCGCAGATACCAGCCGCAGCGGTTTTACGACAGGAAATGTCGTCACAATCGATGGCGGTAGATCGGCGCTGCTGCAAGATCCCGGTCTTGCTTTTGCTGAAAACGGTGATGAAAAATGATCTCGTCTGCACCTAGCAAGGGCGCTACGAACCTTGGATCCACAGGAAGCCGCAGCGGCGAATGGTTCGGCGATGGTGGTAAGTCGGGTTTTATCGCCCGTCATCATATGAGGCAAATGGGCCTTTCAGGGCGAGCATTCGATGGGCGCCCTGTCATCGGTATCGCGAACACATGGTCGGAACTGACGCCGTGCAATGCCCATTTACGGACATTGGCTGACTCAGTGAGGCGGGGTATCCAACAAGCTGGCGGACTTGCCCTTGAGTTCCCGGTGCTGTCACTCGGCGAACCTTTCATGCGACCCTCCACCATGATGTTCCGCAACCTCATGGCGATGGAACTCGAAGAGCTCGTGCGTGCAAATCCACTTGACGGCGTTGTTGCACTAACCGGGTGCGATAAAACGACTCCCGCAGCCTTGATGGGTCTTGCAAGCGTCAATCTTCCGGCAATAATGATGACCGGTGGCCCCATGCTCAACGGTCGCTTTCGAGGTCGAACGGTTGGCTCCGGAACGGACATCTGGCGCATGACCGAGGGATTGCGAACCGGCGAGGTCACTGAGGCAGAATTCACAGAGTTTGAGAGCTGCCTAAACCGCTCAGCAGGGCATTGCATGACGATGGGTACGGCTTCGACGATGGCGAGCATCACGGAGGCTCTTGGAATGCAACTACCTGGTGCCGCCGCACTGCCTGCTGTTGACTCTCGCCGCATGGTGCTTGCAGAAGAGACTGGTGCGAGAGCCGTTCACTTGGCGCGGGAGGGTGTGCGTCCGTCTGACATCATGTCGCGCGCGGCAGTAGAGAATGCCATCGTGGTGAACACTGCGATTGGTGGCTCAACTAACGCGATTGTGCATCTGCTGGCAATCGCGGGTCGACTCAACGTGGACCTCACGCTCGATGAGATCGATCGAATTGGGCGCACAGTGCCGCTTCTTGCTGATGTTATGCCGAGTGGCCAGTTTCTCATGGAGGAATTCGCGTATGCAGGCGGCGTTCCCGCACTGATGAAACAACTTGGCGACAGGCTCCATCGGGAAGTCTTGACTGTTACGGGGCAGTCGTTGGGAGAAAACATTGCGACTGCGCGAGTAGACGACTCGAGAGTGATCAGAAGCGTAGATGATCCGGTGCAGCCAGCAGGCTCTGGAACGGCAGTTGTTCGAGGAAACTTGGCACCGCACGGGGCTGTAATCAAGGTGAGCGCAGCCGAACCTCGACTCCTTACACACTCCGGACCTGCGGTGGTGTTTGACACGCTTGAGGAATACCAAGCAGTCGTTGACGATGAAGACCTCGACATCACCGCAGACTCGGTGCTAATCGTGCGCGGCTGCGGACCACGCGGGTATCCGGGAATGCCAGAAGTCGGAAATTTCCCGTTGCCGAAAAAGCTCTTAAATCAGGGCGTGCGTGACATGGTTCGGATATCTGACGCGCGAATGAGCGGTACCGCATTCGGCGCGTGCGTTCTGCATGTAGCACCGGAATCAGCTGTAGGCGGGCCGCTCGCCCTAGTGCGAACCGGCGACATCGTTTCCCTTGATGTCGCGAACCGACGGCTAGAGATGCTGGTGTCCGACACCGAGCTCGCTGCTAGGCGTATTGCGCTCCCGCCTCAGCCCCAAAGTGCAGTTCGCGGGTGGTCCGCTCTTTACCAGCGTCATGTAATGCAGGCCGACACCGGAGCTGACCTCGATTTCTTGGTCGGATCGAGCGGCGATACACCAGGAAGGTCACCATTCTGATGCCCGTTGTGAGCGAACAGATCCGGGGCATCTGTCCTGTTATTGAGACACCGTTCTCTGAAGATGGCAGTGTTGATTTTGAGAGCTTTGAACGTCTGATTGACCATCTCATCTCTGCCGGAGTCCGGCAGGTTATGTTCCCTGGGTTCGCATCCGAATTTCACAAGCTCAATGATGAGGAACGAAATGCCCTAACGCGAACCATTCTTCGAAAGTTTCATGACGTTCCAGACTGTAGAGTCGTAATTTCTGTGCCCGACCATGCCACGATGCTCGCGGTGCGCAATGCTCGTGCGGCAGTAGATGCCGGGGCAGATCTGATTAACATTCTCCCGCCGTACTTTCTTGGGCCGAGCGCATCCTCCGTTCGGCAGCACATTGACGCGATACTCGACGCGATCTCGCCAACTCCTGCAATCGTTCAATACGCACCGGAGCAGACAGGTACTTCACTCGACGCGCAAGTTTTCGCGACGATAGCGACCAAACGCCCCAATCTTGTGCAAGTGAAGGTGGAGTCAACCCCACCCGGACAGCTGATCTCATCGCTTTCGGCGCTAAACCCACCTCTCGGATCTGTTGTGGGGTATGCGGGCGTACAAATGATCGATGCGTTGCGGCGAGGAGCTGAAGGGGTGCAACCCGGATGCTCCTTCGTCGAGATTTATCTCCGCATATGGAGCCTTTGGGAAAGTGGGGCCGAAGAGTCGGCGATTGCTCTCCACGGCCGTCTTTTACCCTACATCTCCTACTGGATGCAGAGCGTCGAACTTATCATTCGGGCAGAGAAGCGGATATCGATGCTTCGCGGTCTCATCGCTACCGACCATTGCCGAGCACCGGCCCGCGAGCTTGATCAGCAGGAGGAAATGATGATCGACCGCTTCATTTCAGAGTTCAACGATGTGTTCGAGAGCAACCATGACTGAGGTTGTTTGTATCGGTGAAACCATGGGCCAGTTTGTCCCCGCCGAATCAGGCTTTCGGTCCGCTACAAGTTTTCTTCTCAATCACGCGGGTGCTGAGTCGAACACTGCCATTGCTCTCACACGCCTAGGCTTTGACGTTGAGTGGGTGAGTCGACTCGGGATCGATGTTATTGGTGATCGAATTCTTGATTCCTTGAGGAGCGAGGGAGTCGGTGTGAGCGGAGTAAGTCGCGACGCTGGACTTCACACTGGCATTTTTCTGAAGGATCCATCCCAGTCCGACCGGCAGGTGACCTACTATAGAACCAACTCGGCTGCCTCTCAGATTTCGTTGCTTGACATTGACCGAGCGCTCGATATGCGACCGAGACTCATACATCTGACCGGCATCACCCCTGCACTGTCGATCAGTTGTGATCAAGCTGTAA harbors:
- a CDS encoding IlvD/Edd family dehydratase, which produces MISSAPSKGATNLGSTGSRSGEWFGDGGKSGFIARHHMRQMGLSGRAFDGRPVIGIANTWSELTPCNAHLRTLADSVRRGIQQAGGLALEFPVLSLGEPFMRPSTMMFRNLMAMELEELVRANPLDGVVALTGCDKTTPAALMGLASVNLPAIMMTGGPMLNGRFRGRTVGSGTDIWRMTEGLRTGEVTEAEFTEFESCLNRSAGHCMTMGTASTMASITEALGMQLPGAAALPAVDSRRMVLAEETGARAVHLAREGVRPSDIMSRAAVENAIVVNTAIGGSTNAIVHLLAIAGRLNVDLTLDEIDRIGRTVPLLADVMPSGQFLMEEFAYAGGVPALMKQLGDRLHREVLTVTGQSLGENIATARVDDSRVIRSVDDPVQPAGSGTAVVRGNLAPHGAVIKVSAAEPRLLTHSGPAVVFDTLEEYQAVVDDEDLDITADSVLIVRGCGPRGYPGMPEVGNFPLPKKLLNQGVRDMVRISDARMSGTAFGACVLHVAPESAVGGPLALVRTGDIVSLDVANRRLEMLVSDTELAARRIALPPQPQSAVRGWSALYQRHVMQADTGADLDFLVGSSGDTPGRSPF
- a CDS encoding dihydrodipicolinate synthase family protein; protein product: MPVVSEQIRGICPVIETPFSEDGSVDFESFERLIDHLISAGVRQVMFPGFASEFHKLNDEERNALTRTILRKFHDVPDCRVVISVPDHATMLAVRNARAAVDAGADLINILPPYFLGPSASSVRQHIDAILDAISPTPAIVQYAPEQTGTSLDAQVFATIATKRPNLVQVKVESTPPGQLISSLSALNPPLGSVVGYAGVQMIDALRRGAEGVQPGCSFVEIYLRIWSLWESGAEESAIALHGRLLPYISYWMQSVELIIRAEKRISMLRGLIATDHCRAPARELDQQEEMMIDRFISEFNDVFESNHD
- a CDS encoding SDR family oxidoreductase, with product MKSAPTYWDGRAVLITGASRGIGRATALWFAERGAHVIVHGRDHNAVTEVCSEISAAGGRSSSVLGDLRSSSTCEQVIESAAQLAGQLDVLVNNAGANVFRGVLDATIEDWDDCLNLDLRAVWLCSKTAARVMRPGSSIINITSNHATSTLAGVFPYNVAKAGANALTQSLAIELADQGIRVVAIAPGYVDTPINDTYFASFPNPSAARRAAEKLHIVNRLANPTEIAAAIEFFADTSRSGFTTGNVVTIDGGRSALLQDPGLAFAENGDEK